The genomic region CACCTCATTGATTTGGATGGTTGAGCTTGCCGTCAATAATGGATATGGTTCATCAACCAAACGTTCACATTAGCATGCACTAATTAACAATAGTTTTTTCGATACTGTCCAATTTAACCACAGTTTGAGACCATGGTCCAAATTTCATAATTAGATCAATTGGTTATTCATAAGGTCTCCATCATCCATCTTTATCCACGAGGAAGAGTCAGCATATATTACTGGTTATTCACAACCATTTGTTAATGGTTTATGACCAATGCGATTGATGACTTGAAAGTTATAGAGCTAATTTTTTTCACCTAGTTGGCAATAGAATACCAACTCATGCTTCTAAGTTAGAGGTATTGATCATGCTATAAATACACCATTGAGAACACTGCAGCCAACACAAAGGGATTCTGAAGCACAGTTCTCTCCAAACCCCGAAATCCGACATCAAGAATTATTTGAGTTTTCTTACCAAAAGCAGCTGTCATGGATGCTCGTCGAGAGGTTGCTGCGACTGGAAGCCAACGAGTGGTGCAGAAGGAAAGGGATAATGCAAAGAAACAGGCAATGAGCAGAAGGATGATGGCAGCCGATGCTCAAGGCGACATTAATGATATGGCTGATGCCTTCATCAAGAAGTTCAGGAACCAGCTAAAGATTCAAAGGGAAGAATCATTCAAAAGGCTTCAGGAAATGCTTGCTCGTGGAGTTTAAAACTTCAGCTTGTGTCGTGTGAACAAAATAACTAGCAATGTTCAGATATATTGAAATGGTTTGTTGGCTTGTAGCCTTAAAGATCAATAAAGATGGAGCAATGGCGACCGATTGAATAAATAGTTTGCTCGATTCTTACATGACTTTTCCTGTAATCCACTGTTTCAATTTTTTGCTGGTCTATGAAGAACACTGATTATATATCCAAGAGCAAATAGAAGACTAAACTACTGGAAAGCCTACCAATTTGCAGAGATGAGCACGTATATATTGAATGATCTCTAATCACCCACGTATATTCACAAAGCATCTCTAAGATACATACTACTATTACATAAATCCCCATAGCACAATACAAAAAGGCCTAGACCAATATAATAAGATTTACAGATGTGAATGCTCCCTATCTCTCTCTCTTGATGAATGTAAAGAAATGACCACATAATTCTATTGCCGAGACCAACAACCTTGTAAATCTATTGCCGAAACCAACATCACCAGTCCCATACCAGACGATCGCAGGAGATGACTGCCTTAGGTTTATGGATACAACAACTGAACAACAGTGCTCCACATCTCAAGTCTTGCTTCCCACATTGACACTAAGCAGAAACAACATGAATGCCCGTTTTCATGCTTGAAGCACTTGACAGTGTACAATGTGACTCTTCAAACCAGTTCGGCCTGCTATACTTGACCATAAATTTGAGACTAGAGTTCTGAAATGACCTTTACCAGCAATATTTTCCCAAAGGTTAGGGTTGCTTTCAACCTGTTTATCCGGACTCGAAACATCAACTAAACTGATGCTCATGTTATTACGAATAATGCAAAGCTTCCCATTGAGGGGAACAAGTGCAGCAGCCTCCAAAGCACGAGAACTACCCAGATGAAGCTTGCTATCAATACATTTGTTCCATGAATCTGTCACCCGATCATAAACCCTAACCTTGCACCCATCACGGCAATCCAGAGCATAGAGTTGCCCATTTAAGGAAATACTTGGGTTGCGCCAACCAGCAACCATCCCATCACTAATGGGGTTCCAAGTGTTAGCCTCAGGAGAATATGCTTCACTCATTACCTCACGGTGCGATCCAAGTCCTTTTAGGAACCACATTCCATCGTGAACAACCCCAATGAAGGGAACCATAGCTGTGCTCATATCTGAAATAAAGCTCCACCGGTTCTTGTTAGGGTCATAAATTTCAGCAGAACGGAGAGTCCTTTGAATTCCTTCACACTCTCCACCAGCTACATAAAGGCAGTTATTAATAACACAAGCACCAAAGAAGTGCCGCTTCCGAAGCATATCTGGGGCCCTGTGCCATTTATTTGTCCGAGCACTGTAAAAAATAACCCGTCTCATAGAGCCCTTCAATGGATCTTTCCCTCCAAATAAATATAGGTGGCAACCACTAAGGACAGCACAGCCAAAACCAAGCGCTGCAGAATATTCATTAGGAACGGGCGGAAGTGGCTGCCAGAGCT from Fragaria vesca subsp. vesca linkage group LG3, FraVesHawaii_1.0, whole genome shotgun sequence harbors:
- the LOC101303496 gene encoding F-box/kelch-repeat protein At1g55270-like yields the protein MDSNAVQSSRGYRVQAPLVDSVSCYCKVDAGLKTVAGARKFVPGSKLCIQPDINPNAHRGKQRRERTRIQPPLLPGLPDDLAIACLIRVPRVDHRKLRLVCKRWYRLLAGNFFYSLRKSLGMAEEWVYVIKRDRDGRISWHAFDPTYQLWQPLPPVPNEYSAALGFGCAVLSGCHLYLFGGKDPLKGSMRRVIFYSARTNKWHRAPDMLRKRHFFGACVINNCLYVAGGECEGIQRTLRSAEIYDPNKNRWSFISDMSTAMVPFIGVVHDGMWFLKGLGSHREVMSEAYSPEANTWNPISDGMVAGWRNPSISLNGQLYALDCRDGCKVRVYDRVTDSWNKCIDSKLHLGSSRALEAAALVPLNGKLCIIRNNMSISLVDVSSPDKQVESNPNLWENIAGKGHFRTLVSNLWSSIAGRTGLKSHIVHCQVLQA